From a region of the Penaeus vannamei isolate JL-2024 chromosome 32, ASM4276789v1, whole genome shotgun sequence genome:
- the LOC113809182 gene encoding uncharacterized protein isoform X2 has translation MLLGVACAGAEKLKCQGEGRFPNPNLCGAYYDCTPNNAGGYDMVKDDCRGFAYNSGARHCSEKLCETRIKRSVTSDNHPYSRMCEGLSDGFLCANCKTVVVCVKGQAFIRHCIDNFFCSELAQFGGGVCYPDHPTECKCVSPNDFRVDPYDPQRFFSCRDVGSKPTQYRCPEGMVFDETARECSANDLPPCSTSGTFAKSSNCSEYYTCIAVKNGWLQKHYICGAGTAYNAVTGTCENPCVLLECQNEGRFADPLSKHNYFECYMLGGKLKQLRYTCPETYRWEVLSPGVGKCVEEHGEDLTVRPYGECTMPKDLC, from the exons ATGCTCTTGGGAGTCGCGTGTGCAGGGGCTGAAAA ATTAAAATGTCAAGGAGAGGGTAGGTTCCCCAATCCAAATTTATGTGGAGCATACTATGACTGCACTCCGAACAATGCTGGTGGCTATGATATGGTAAAAGATGATTGCAGAGGCTTCGCATACAATAGTGGGGCTAGACACTGCAGTGAGAAATTG tGCGAAACTCGAATCAAACGCAGTGTTACTTCAGATAATCATCCTTATTCTCGTATGTGCGAGGGCCTGTCTGACGGATTCTTGTGCGCTAACTGCAAGACGGTGGTCGTGTGCGTGAAAGGGCAAGCTTTCATTCGTCACTGCATCGACAATTTCTTCTGTTCGGAGTTGGCCCAGTTTGGTGGCGGTGTTTGCTATCCAGATCATCCTACGGAATGCAAGTGTGTAAGCCCTAACGACTTCAGGGTGGATCCCTACGACCCTCAAAGGTTCTTCTCTTGCAGGGATGTGGGTTCAAAACCAACTCAATACAGATGCCCAGAGGGTATGGTATTCGATGAAACGGCCAGAGAATGTAGCGCAAATGATTTGCCTCCCTGCAGCACTTCAGGGACTTTTGCGAAGTCTAGCAACTGCAGTGAATACTACACCTGCATTGCTGTGAAAAACGGATGGCTGCAGAAGCACTACATCTGTGGTGCAGGTACAGCGTATAATGCTGTCACTGGTACTTGTGAAAATCCTTGTGTGCTCCTCGAATGCCAGAACGAGGGACGTTTCGCTGACCCTTTAAGCAAACACAATTACTTTGAATGCTACATGTTGGGTGGTAAGTTGAAACAACTGCGTTACACCTGCCCCGAGACCTACAGGTGGGAGGTCCTATCCCCAGGTGTGGGCAAGTGTGTGGAAGAACATGGGGAAGACTTGACTGTTCGCCCCTACGGTGAATGCACAATGCCTAAAGACCTCTGTTGA
- the LOC113809182 gene encoding uncharacterized protein isoform X1 codes for MATCNTLILMLLGVACAGAEKLKCQGEGRFPNPNLCGAYYDCTPNNAGGYDMVKDDCRGFAYNSGARHCSEKLCETRIKRSVTSDNHPYSRMCEGLSDGFLCANCKTVVVCVKGQAFIRHCIDNFFCSELAQFGGGVCYPDHPTECKCVSPNDFRVDPYDPQRFFSCRDVGSKPTQYRCPEGMVFDETARECSANDLPPCSTSGTFAKSSNCSEYYTCIAVKNGWLQKHYICGAGTAYNAVTGTCENPCVLLECQNEGRFADPLSKHNYFECYMLGGKLKQLRYTCPETYRWEVLSPGVGKCVEEHGEDLTVRPYGECTMPKDLC; via the exons ATGGCGACTTGCAACACTCTTATACTA ATGCTCTTGGGAGTCGCGTGTGCAGGGGCTGAAAA ATTAAAATGTCAAGGAGAGGGTAGGTTCCCCAATCCAAATTTATGTGGAGCATACTATGACTGCACTCCGAACAATGCTGGTGGCTATGATATGGTAAAAGATGATTGCAGAGGCTTCGCATACAATAGTGGGGCTAGACACTGCAGTGAGAAATTG tGCGAAACTCGAATCAAACGCAGTGTTACTTCAGATAATCATCCTTATTCTCGTATGTGCGAGGGCCTGTCTGACGGATTCTTGTGCGCTAACTGCAAGACGGTGGTCGTGTGCGTGAAAGGGCAAGCTTTCATTCGTCACTGCATCGACAATTTCTTCTGTTCGGAGTTGGCCCAGTTTGGTGGCGGTGTTTGCTATCCAGATCATCCTACGGAATGCAAGTGTGTAAGCCCTAACGACTTCAGGGTGGATCCCTACGACCCTCAAAGGTTCTTCTCTTGCAGGGATGTGGGTTCAAAACCAACTCAATACAGATGCCCAGAGGGTATGGTATTCGATGAAACGGCCAGAGAATGTAGCGCAAATGATTTGCCTCCCTGCAGCACTTCAGGGACTTTTGCGAAGTCTAGCAACTGCAGTGAATACTACACCTGCATTGCTGTGAAAAACGGATGGCTGCAGAAGCACTACATCTGTGGTGCAGGTACAGCGTATAATGCTGTCACTGGTACTTGTGAAAATCCTTGTGTGCTCCTCGAATGCCAGAACGAGGGACGTTTCGCTGACCCTTTAAGCAAACACAATTACTTTGAATGCTACATGTTGGGTGGTAAGTTGAAACAACTGCGTTACACCTGCCCCGAGACCTACAGGTGGGAGGTCCTATCCCCAGGTGTGGGCAAGTGTGTGGAAGAACATGGGGAAGACTTGACTGTTCGCCCCTACGGTGAATGCACAATGCCTAAAGACCTCTGTTGA